From a single Nicotiana tomentosiformis chromosome 2, ASM39032v3, whole genome shotgun sequence genomic region:
- the LOC138906128 gene encoding uncharacterized protein, whose amino-acid sequence MGRGAAQPANSAATTSTTPPIRGTPPPAGRGIARGGAHNSRGPSRFYAIWRRRDSKNSPDVVTCILTVQSHYMYALIYLWSTLSYVTCYVAMELGIEPEQLHEPFSVSTPVGESILAMRVCRDCAVMLRGRNTMADLIELGMVDFNMIMGMDWLYSSFANLDCRTRTVRFEFPNDPVIEWKRGDVVPNCRFISYLKATKMINKGCIYHLIRVTDTGTKAPTL is encoded by the coding sequence ATGGGCAGAGGTGCGGCGCaaccagctaattctgcagctactacatccacaacacctccaatTCGAGGAACCCCACCACCTGCAGGTCGTGGtatagctaggggtggtgcacataaTTCAAGAGGACCCAGTAGATTCTATGCTATATGGAGGCGTCGAGATTCAAAGaattctccagatgttgtcacatgtatattgactgtccaatctcattaTATGTATGCTCTTATTTATCTTTggtccactttgtcatatgtcacttgttatgttgctatggaattagggatagaaccggaacaacttcatgagccgttctctgtatctactccggttggtgagtctattttggccatGCGAGTTTGTAGGGATTGTGCTGTCATGTTGCGTGGTCGTAACACCATGGcagatctcattgaattggggatggtcgattttaatatgataatggggatggactggctttattcatctTTTGCCAATCTTGATTGTCGAACCAGGACCGTTAGGTTTGAGTTTCCAAATGatccagttattgagtggaagaggGGTGATGTGGTACCAAAttgtaggtttatttcttaccttaaggccacaaagatgattaacaaagggtgtatctaccatttgaTCCGGGTAACGGACACCGGCACTAAGGCACCTACACTTTAG